In Rutidosis leptorrhynchoides isolate AG116_Rl617_1_P2 chromosome 2, CSIRO_AGI_Rlap_v1, whole genome shotgun sequence, one genomic interval encodes:
- the LOC139893122 gene encoding uncharacterized protein, whose protein sequence is MLHVPTTIEEQLLLRAIKEECAWESLPKRLQSTLNSKDEWHRRITEHCIKKRLQWNTSFVRKVCREAEYYEDMMRYLRRNLALFPYHLADYVCRVMRISPFRYYCDMIFDVMKNEQPYDSIPNFSAADALRLTGIGRNEFIDVMNKCRSKKIMWKLNKSIAKESLPTYPVDFAIEPWWGVCLVNFTLEEFKKLSEEESATIDKICKEEANAFVLFDPVVIKGLYRRGLVYFDVPVYADDRFKVSRLEGFVSNREQSYEDPIEELLYAVFVVSSENSTVTELATTLQAELPQLQAAASFACRLGWAVKLIDPGSIFQEQTTNSLTDEEGSLATLVSADDGLFQQDTLGIENHGSNSAYARVAFVVDANITSYLMMGSVSPGLKSHAVTLYEAGKLGYASIDDLCKDLSTLEGTKFEGELQEFANHAFSLRIILQCLTSGGLLPDELHTPGITPGISSSTNDEVTSMVADMSLKEDSGPAASDLGSLADNSGITVNGNTVDVENVVKTKVRKYRVDILRCESLANLPATTLDSLFRRDYDIIVSMVPLPVSSLLPGPKGPVHFGPPSHSSMSPWMNLVLYSAIGCGPVSVILMKGQCLRLLPAPLAGCEKALLWSWDGSTVAGLGARFQGNLVKGSILLHCLNSLLKHTAVLVQPFSMFELNDSVKMNTVDVPLPLKNCDDSFAVVSKELGLDTNESLKMNSLLRDLGDKMSLWTVGYIRLLKLYKESTNAFAPDDSKYEWVPLCVEFGIPLFSPKLCNLICKRVVSSQLLQTSSFTNYHDSMQELRRRLNEISSEYQYSGSSAKMLYQRDQPRTQKGQLMTYASQRWNPVTEPSSPILGTSDSQRLKLANRQRCRTEVLSFDGNLLRSYALGPAYEDTVKINEDSSSKAESDDKDSGETMLPGVNLLFDGSELRPFDIGACLQARQPASLISEASAVSSAIK, encoded by the exons ATGCTGCACGTGCCGACGACGATTGAGGAACAGTTGTTATTGAGAGCGATTAAAGAAGAATGTGCTTGGGAGAGTCTTCCTAAGAGACTTCAATCTACTTTGAATTCCAAAGATGAATGGCATCGAAG GATAACAGAACATTGTATAAAGAAAAGGCTCCAATGGAACACGTCTTTTGTTCGTAAAGTATGCCGAGAAGCAGAATATTACGAGGATATGATGCGTTATCTTCGAAGGAACTTAGCG CTGTTTCCTTATCATCTTGCTGATTATGTTTGCCGTGTAATGAGGATTTCTCCATTTAGATACTATTGTGATATGATATTCGATGTCATGAAAAATG AGCAACCTTACgatagcattccaaatttcagcgCAGCAGATGCCCTGCGACTCACTGGTATAGGCAGAAACGAATTTATCGATGTCATGAACAAATGTAGATCCAAG AAAATCATGTGGAAGCTGAATAAGTCCATAGCCAAGGAATCGTTGCCTACATATCCTGTGGACTTCGCAATTGAACCATGGTGGGGAGTTTGCCTTGTGAACTTTACCTTAGAAGAGTTTAAG AAACTTTCAGAAGAAGAATCAGCAACGATTGACAAGATTTGCAAGGAGGAAGCAAATGCATTTGTACTTTTTGATCCCGTTGTCATCAAGGGTCTTTATCGACGAGGGCTAGTCTACTTTGATGTTCCTGTTTATGCTGATGACCGTTTCAAAG TGTCCAGGCTTGAAGGGTTTGTTTCCAACAGAGAGCAGTCATATGAAGACCCTATAGAGGA GTTGCTTTATGCTGTTTTTGTGGTTTCAAGTGAGAACTCAACTGTTACTGAGTTGGCAACAACGTTACAAGCTGAACTTCCTCAGCTGCAGGCTGCTGCTTCTTTTGCTTGTCGATTAGGATGGGCAGTAAAACTAATCGACCCGGGTTCCATTTTTCAAGAACAAACTACTAATTCACTTACTGATGAAGAAGGTTCTCTTGCTACTCTTGTGTCTGCCGATGATGGTTTATTTCAACAAGATACTCTAGGGATAGAAAACCATGGTTCAAACTCTGCTTATGCACGTGTTGCATTTGTCGTTGATGCTAACATAACATCATATCTGATGATGGGTTCTGTTTCACCCG GCTTAAAATCTCATGCGGTAACACTATATGAAGCCGGAAAACTAGGTTATGCTAGCATTGATGATCTTTGCAAAGATCTAAGCACTTTAGAAGGAACAAAATTTGAGGGAGAGCTGCAGGAATTTGCCAACCATGCATTTAGCCTTCGAATTATTCTCCAGTGCTTAACATCTGGAGGATTGTTACCTGATGAATTACACACACCTGGCATCACACCTGGCATCAGTTCGTCAACCAATGACGAAGTCACTTCTATGGTTGCTGACATGTCACTAAAAGAAGATTCCGGACCTGCTGCGAGTGATTTGGGCTCACTTGCTGACAATTCTGGTATCACTGTAAACGGAAACACCGTTGATGTTGAAAACGTTGTGAAAACAAAAGTGAGAAAATACAGAGTAGATATATTACGGTGTGAAAGTTTGGCTAATCTTCCGGCAACGACACTTGATAGTTTGTTTAGACGTGACTACGACATTATAGTTTCGATGGTTCCACTTCCCGTTTCGTCGTTATTACCGGGACCCAAAGGCCCGGTTCATTTTGGCCCGCCTTCACATTCCTCCATGTCACCATGGATGAATTTAGTATTATACTCAGCTATTGGTTGTGGGCCCGTATCAGTCATTCTAATGAAAGGTCAATGTTTAAGATTGCTTCCTGCACCTTTGGCTGGTTGCGAGAAAGCCCTTTTATGGTCTTGGGATGGGTCCACAGTTGCGGGTTTAGGCGCCAGGTTTCAAGGAAATTTGGTTAAAGGAAGTATACTTTTACATTGTTTAAATTCACTTCTCAAACACACAGCTGTATTAGTACAGCCGTTTAGCATGTTTGAACTTAACGATTCGGTAAAAATGAACACTGTAGATGTACCCTTGCCGTTGAAGAACTGCGATGATTCATTCGCTGTTGTAAGCAAGGAATTAGGGTTAGATACAAACGAAAGCTTAAAAATGAATTCCTTGTTGCGTGATTTAGGGGATAAAATGTCTCTATGGACCGTTGGTTATATTCGTTTGTTGAAGTTATATAAAGAAAGCACCAACGCGTTTGCACCTGATGATTCGAAATATGAATGGGTCCCACTATGTGTAGAGTTTGGGATTCCTTTATTTAGTCCAAAGTTATGCAATCTTATATGTAAAAGAGTGGTTTCGTCGCAGTTACTTCAAACAAGTTCATTTACCAATTATCATGATTCGATGCAAGAACTGAGACGAAGGTTAAATGAGATCTCTTCTGAATATCAGTATTCAGGTTCTAGTGCAAAAATGCTTTACCAAAGGGATCAACCGAGGACTCAAAAGGGTCAACTCATGACGTACGCAAGTCAAAGATGGAATCCTGTTACTGAACCGTCTTCTCCGATTTTGGGAACGAGTGATTCACAGAGATTGAAACTTGCCAACAGGCAACGTTGTCGTACTGAAGTTCTGAGTTTTGATGGTAACCTTTTAAG ATCATATGCTTTGGGTCCAGCTTATGAAGACACCGTAAAAATAAATGAAGACAGTAGTAGTAAAGCTGAATCAGATGATAAGGACAGTGGGGAAACCATGTTGCCAGGTGTCAATCTTTTGTTCGATGGATCTGAGCTTCGTCCGTTCGACATAGGAGCTTGTCTTCAGGCCCGACAACCCGCATCTTTGATTTCAGAGGCTTCAGCAGTCTCTTCTGCAATCAAATAG